One window of the Dehalococcoidia bacterium genome contains the following:
- the ahcY gene encoding adenosylhomocysteinase — MGKIKADVKNMSLAAAGAIRIEWAERDMPVLRLIRKRFAKEKPLKGIRIAACLHVTTETANLALTLKEGGADVAVCASNPLSTQDETAAAIVNEFGIPVYAIKGEDNKTYYKHINAVLDTKPNITMDDGADLVSTIHKERKDLIKNIIGGTEETTTGCIRLNSMATGKKLKYPIIAVNEADTKHLFDNRYGTGQSTIDGITRATNILWAGKNVVVCGYGWCGRGVAMRARGMGSHIIVTEIDPIRALEACMDGYAVMTIAEAAKVGDVFITLTGDTSVLDKSHFTKMKDGAIVANSGHFNVEINILALEKLSMAKRSLRPGIDEYSLKNGRKIYLLGEGRLINLAAAEGHPASVMDMSFANQALCAEYLVKEGIDKPGVYNVPTAIDKEVGRLKLASMGITIDTLTDEQRKYLESWESGT; from the coding sequence ATGGGCAAAATCAAGGCTGATGTTAAAAATATGTCACTCGCAGCGGCGGGAGCGATACGCATCGAGTGGGCGGAACGGGATATGCCCGTGCTGCGCCTGATACGCAAACGTTTCGCCAAAGAGAAACCGCTGAAGGGCATACGCATCGCGGCATGCCTTCATGTGACCACGGAGACGGCGAACCTGGCGCTTACGCTGAAAGAAGGAGGCGCTGACGTCGCAGTGTGCGCCTCAAATCCTCTTTCGACTCAAGATGAAACGGCCGCCGCCATCGTGAATGAGTTCGGCATACCGGTCTACGCGATAAAAGGCGAGGATAATAAGACATACTACAAACACATCAACGCCGTGCTGGATACGAAGCCGAATATCACGATGGACGATGGAGCCGATCTGGTGTCGACAATCCATAAAGAGCGCAAAGACCTGATCAAGAACATCATAGGCGGCACGGAAGAGACGACCACCGGCTGTATTCGATTGAACAGCATGGCTACGGGGAAAAAGCTCAAATACCCAATAATCGCGGTCAACGAAGCCGACACCAAGCATTTGTTCGACAATCGATACGGCACCGGGCAAAGCACAATCGATGGCATCACCCGTGCCACTAACATCCTCTGGGCCGGCAAGAACGTAGTAGTATGCGGCTACGGCTGGTGCGGCCGCGGCGTCGCCATGCGGGCGCGCGGCATGGGCAGCCATATCATCGTTACCGAGATCGACCCGATCCGCGCGCTGGAAGCATGCATGGACGGTTACGCTGTCATGACCATTGCCGAAGCGGCAAAAGTAGGAGATGTTTTTATTACGCTAACTGGAGATACAAGTGTTCTCGATAAGTCGCATTTCACTAAAATGAAAGACGGCGCAATCGTAGCCAACAGCGGGCATTTCAACGTTGAGATAAACATCCTTGCGCTGGAAAAGCTTTCCATGGCAAAACGCAGCCTACGGCCGGGCATCGACGAATACTCGCTTAAAAACGGGAGGAAGATATACCTGCTCGGGGAAGGTCGTCTGATAAACCTGGCAGCGGCCGAGGGTCATCCCGCCAGCGTTATGGATATGAGCTTCGCCAATCAGGCGCTTTGCGCGGAATACCTAGTTAAAGAAGGGATCGATAAGCCCGGCGTTTACAATGTGCCGACGGCGATCGATAAGGAAGTTGGCAGGCTGAAGCTGGCCTCGATGGGCATTACTATTGACACGTTGACGGACGAACAGCGAAAATATCTTGAGAGCTGGGAATCAGGCACTTAA
- a CDS encoding PHP domain-containing protein: MKIDLHIHTKTGSDGNLPIDEVFREAKRRNINFMSVTDHDNIDCQNEAFKIASDLGICYISGVELNVTFTYKNKPYSLDFLGYDYDPDNAALKEKLQSLREHREKRAQQILQKLNEAFDAEGIDRFTEDDIANISDSVNGSFGRPHIANYLVKKGVVRDKQQAFDKYLVRLDVPKYPLSLEEASHLIRDAGGVLVHAHPADDKGTSLWEITTNLNAQTNIISQYMLEYIDGVECWYPRSNKTIAAHYTGFARRNGLIMTGGSDCHQKPIILGTVNVPGWVADQFKLN; encoded by the coding sequence ATGAAAATCGACCTGCACATCCATACCAAGACCGGTTCCGACGGCAACCTGCCCATCGATGAAGTCTTCCGAGAGGCGAAGCGCCGGAACATTAATTTCATGTCCGTCACCGATCACGACAATATCGATTGTCAGAACGAAGCGTTCAAGATAGCGTCCGACCTCGGAATCTGCTACATATCAGGAGTGGAATTGAACGTGACGTTCACATACAAGAACAAGCCTTATTCTCTGGATTTCCTGGGATATGACTACGACCCGGATAATGCCGCGCTCAAGGAGAAACTGCAATCATTAAGAGAGCATCGCGAGAAAAGGGCGCAGCAAATACTGCAAAAGCTGAATGAAGCATTCGACGCGGAAGGTATCGACAGGTTCACTGAGGATGATATCGCCAATATCAGCGATAGCGTCAACGGCTCTTTCGGACGGCCGCATATCGCTAACTATCTGGTTAAAAAAGGGGTAGTCAGAGATAAGCAGCAGGCCTTCGATAAGTATCTCGTAAGACTCGACGTCCCGAAGTACCCTCTATCACTTGAAGAGGCGTCGCATCTGATCAGGGACGCGGGCGGCGTGCTGGTACACGCACATCCAGCCGATGATAAAGGAACGTCCCTGTGGGAGATAACCACAAACCTGAATGCGCAGACCAACATAATTTCGCAATACATGCTGGAGTACATAGACGGCGTGGAATGCTGGTATCCCAGGAGCAATAAAACTATAGCAGCGCATTACACTGGCTTCGCCAGGCGCAATGGGCTTATAATGACTGGTGGCAGCGATTGCCACCAGAAACCGATAATCCTCGGCACCGTTAATGTGCCGGGCTGGGTCGCGGACCAGTTCAAACTAAATTAG
- a CDS encoding DUF6485 family protein — MECNIKANMEKCTCTYEPCSRKGKCCECITYHRKMGELPGCLFPPEVERTYDRSIERFIKCYNKKA, encoded by the coding sequence ATGGAATGTAACATCAAAGCAAATATGGAGAAATGCACCTGCACATACGAGCCGTGCTCCCGCAAGGGGAAGTGCTGCGAGTGCATTACTTACCACAGGAAGATGGGTGAATTGCCGGGATGTCTTTTCCCTCCTGAGGTCGAACGAACGTACGATCGCTCCATAGAGAGATTCATCAAGTGTTACAACAAAAAAGCATGA
- a CDS encoding methionine synthase — protein sequence MNTLSRTGFHLSGLPTAIGSMPHKEPAKACSLIAKYLSEIPFWPQLPKRSFLENMYAQYSDGFPGLVLEQDRIYVNLSQGIDEPLEKLYTAYIENKLEDFGISKEYAAGLHEFLNHRLSNPVAVKGQITGPFTWGMTVTDENRRPILYDETAADAVVKHLNLKARWQESRLRELSDNTIIFFDEPYMSAAGSAFVSIPRERITELIEGTFENVQSLKGVHCCGNTDWSILLNTSVDIINFDAYSYGNTIALYPEVKDFMERGGVIAWGIVPREDKFLQNEAVKNLLDRLTGCMAGLERKGVSRDKLLKQSLLTPACGLEPASEEGAERALELLADLSLAFRNKYIK from the coding sequence GTGAACACATTATCCCGCACCGGCTTTCATTTAAGCGGCCTGCCGACTGCTATAGGCAGCATGCCTCACAAAGAACCTGCAAAGGCTTGCTCGCTCATTGCAAAATACCTGTCGGAGATCCCATTCTGGCCTCAATTGCCGAAACGCTCTTTCCTTGAGAACATGTATGCCCAATACAGTGATGGATTCCCGGGACTCGTTCTGGAACAGGACAGAATTTATGTAAACTTATCACAAGGTATAGACGAGCCACTGGAAAAGCTGTACACGGCTTATATTGAAAACAAGCTAGAAGATTTCGGCATAAGCAAGGAATACGCCGCGGGGCTGCACGAATTCCTGAATCACAGGCTGTCGAACCCTGTTGCCGTCAAAGGCCAGATAACTGGTCCGTTTACATGGGGCATGACCGTCACCGACGAGAACCGCCGCCCTATCCTGTACGATGAGACCGCCGCCGACGCAGTAGTCAAGCATCTCAACTTGAAGGCCCGCTGGCAGGAATCCAGGCTTCGAGAACTCTCCGATAATACGATTATTTTCTTCGACGAACCCTATATGTCCGCGGCCGGCTCTGCATTTGTCTCTATTCCGCGGGAACGTATTACCGAACTGATAGAAGGGACTTTCGAAAACGTTCAAAGCCTGAAAGGTGTTCATTGCTGCGGCAATACTGACTGGTCTATCCTGCTTAATACATCCGTAGACATCATCAACTTCGACGCTTACAGCTACGGAAATACGATCGCCCTTTATCCGGAAGTAAAGGACTTCATGGAGCGCGGAGGCGTTATCGCCTGGGGCATAGTGCCGCGCGAAGATAAGTTCCTTCAGAACGAAGCTGTAAAAAACCTGCTGGACAGATTAACCGGCTGCATGGCCGGACTTGAGCGCAAAGGAGTGAGCAGGGACAAGCTGCTGAAACAAAGTCTTCTCACGCCTGCATGCGGTTTGGAACCAGCCTCGGAAGAAGGCGCGGAGCGGGCTCTTGAACTCCTCGCCGACCTTTCGCTGGCCTTCAGGAATAAATACATCAAGTGA
- the mtnP gene encoding S-methyl-5'-thioadenosine phosphorylase, giving the protein MPKANIGVIGGTGLYEMEGLTDIREVKPKTPFGEPSDSIIIGTLDGIDVAFLPRHGRGHFVSPTEIPARANIYALKSLGVEWIISVSAVGSLKESIHPLDLVIPDQLIDRTSNRVSSFFTGGIVAHVGFARPFCPILSDILYKAALEERAKVHPEGTYVIMEGPLFSTKAESNLYRSWGASIIGMTALPEAKLAREAEICYATVGCVTDYDVWHETEEEVTVDIAISNLKLTSDISKRIIRKAVRCIPDKRDCQCASALKNAILTDPALIPSATKKDLSLLIRKYIQ; this is encoded by the coding sequence GTGCCAAAGGCTAATATAGGTGTTATCGGCGGCACCGGATTATATGAGATGGAGGGGCTGACCGATATTAGAGAAGTGAAGCCGAAGACGCCGTTCGGAGAACCGAGCGATTCCATAATAATTGGAACGCTCGACGGAATAGATGTGGCTTTCCTGCCGAGACACGGCAGGGGCCACTTCGTCAGCCCGACTGAGATACCGGCCAGGGCTAACATCTATGCGCTGAAGTCACTTGGAGTGGAATGGATAATCTCGGTAAGCGCAGTCGGCAGCCTGAAGGAGAGCATCCACCCCCTCGACCTCGTGATCCCCGACCAGCTTATCGACCGCACCAGCAACAGGGTCAGCTCGTTCTTCACGGGAGGCATCGTCGCGCACGTGGGGTTCGCCAGGCCGTTCTGCCCTATACTCAGCGACATTCTGTATAAAGCGGCGCTAGAAGAAAGGGCAAAGGTCCATCCCGAGGGAACATATGTCATAATGGAGGGGCCGCTTTTTTCCACTAAGGCCGAGTCCAACCTCTACCGCTCATGGGGCGCCAGCATCATCGGCATGACCGCACTGCCCGAGGCCAAGCTGGCCCGCGAGGCAGAGATATGTTACGCCACTGTGGGATGCGTCACAGATTACGACGTATGGCACGAGACCGAGGAAGAAGTCACCGTCGATATAGCTATATCCAATCTCAAACTCACATCCGATATATCAAAACGCATCATCAGAAAAGCGGTGAGATGCATCCCGGATAAACGGGATTGTCAGTGCGCCAGCGCGTTAAAAAACGCCATACTGACCGACCCGGCGCTTATACCTTCCGCAACAAAGAAAGACCTATCGCTGCTGATAAGGAAGTATATTCAGTAA
- the mtnA gene encoding S-methyl-5-thioribose-1-phosphate isomerase: protein MRNTTEIKAVDWVSGKVRLIDQTKLPQEEVYLELSDYKDVAEAIKMLRVRGAPAIGIAAAYGLALGANGIRDKSKKLFLTKLRVISEELAATRPTAVNLFWALKRMNRVAEKAKSVDEIKSALLAEAKKIDKEDEEMEKTLSRHGSSLIKDGYTIMTHCNTGALAAGYGTALGVIKAAWESGKKIHVFAGETRPLLQGSRLTAWELKRYRIPFTLITDTMTGYFLSQGKIDCVIVGADRIVANGDVANKIGTYNLAVLAMENGVPFYVAAPTSTVDTTIGSGSDIPIEQRNPEEVTHIRGIPIAPEGVRAANPAFDVTPHRYISAIITERGILREPYKNSLLRLK, encoded by the coding sequence ATGAGAAATACAACTGAGATCAAAGCTGTCGATTGGGTTTCCGGCAAAGTCCGTCTAATCGACCAGACAAAGTTGCCTCAAGAAGAAGTATATCTGGAACTTTCCGACTACAAGGATGTGGCTGAAGCCATAAAGATGCTGCGGGTGCGGGGAGCACCGGCCATCGGCATCGCGGCGGCATACGGGCTGGCGCTGGGCGCAAACGGAATAAGGGACAAATCTAAAAAGTTATTCCTCACAAAGCTTCGCGTGATATCCGAGGAATTAGCCGCTACCCGACCGACGGCGGTGAACCTGTTCTGGGCTTTAAAACGAATGAACCGCGTAGCTGAGAAAGCCAAATCAGTCGACGAGATTAAGAGCGCTCTCTTGGCCGAAGCGAAAAAGATCGATAAAGAAGACGAGGAGATGGAAAAGACGCTGAGCCGTCACGGTTCCTCCCTCATAAAGGACGGCTATACGATAATGACTCATTGCAATACGGGAGCGCTGGCCGCCGGCTACGGCACCGCGCTGGGCGTGATCAAAGCGGCATGGGAAAGCGGCAAAAAGATTCATGTCTTCGCCGGTGAGACCCGTCCCCTGCTGCAGGGATCGAGGTTGACCGCATGGGAACTCAAACGATACCGCATACCGTTCACACTGATCACCGATACCATGACAGGATATTTCCTGTCGCAAGGGAAAATCGATTGTGTGATAGTGGGAGCCGATAGAATTGTGGCCAACGGCGACGTCGCAAATAAGATTGGTACCTATAACCTGGCGGTGCTGGCCATGGAGAACGGCGTACCCTTCTATGTGGCGGCGCCTACAAGCACAGTCGATACTACCATCGGCTCAGGCTCCGACATACCCATCGAGCAAAGAAATCCCGAGGAAGTTACGCATATACGCGGCATCCCCATTGCGCCGGAGGGCGTGCGCGCGGCTAACCCCGCCTTCGATGTTACCCCTCACAGATATATATCTGCTATAATTACAGAGCGTGGGATATTACGAGAGCCGTATAAAAACAGTCTGCTTCGATTAAAATAG
- the ade gene encoding adenine deaminase, which produces MKLDKLIAVARGIAPADLILANARIVNTFSGEIEKGNIAIYKDRIAGVGDYKDAKQVIDLKGKYISPGLINGHIHTESSMLHIARYAEAVVPRGVTGIVTDLHEIANVKGIAGIKYVLSYAGSLPLDIYFMAPSCVPATHLETAGASLAPDDIEEILSWDETTGLGEMMNFLGVLFADGQVLAKISASQSKVIDGHAPGLGGKDLNAYIATGMSSDHESTKFAEAQEKLRKGMYVMIREGSSEKNLEELLPLVTDKTYKRCIFVVDDRSCYDLMKDGDIDAVVRKAIKLGLDPVRAIQMATINTAERFAIKNVGAIAPGYMANIAVLSDLRRFKTEMVFRHGKLVARAGKPLFASSIRENKQMTHTMKVKPFKLERLKIKAAKWHHPVIEIVPNQIITRSVNEKAKIIDGAVVADTKRDILKLVVVERHKATGNIGLGLVKGLGLKRGALTSSIAHDSHNIVAAGTNDKDIYIAIKKVEALGGGLVVACDGKIIKALPLPIAGLLSDQPLDKVVKKLEEVEKAAAKLGSKLSAPFATLSFLALPVIPELRLTDKGLVDVLQFKILE; this is translated from the coding sequence ATGAAGCTGGATAAACTGATTGCCGTAGCCCGCGGCATCGCCCCGGCCGATCTGATACTGGCGAATGCCAGGATAGTGAACACCTTCAGCGGTGAAATCGAAAAGGGGAACATCGCGATATATAAAGATAGGATCGCGGGCGTCGGCGACTACAAGGACGCGAAACAAGTTATCGACCTCAAAGGCAAATATATCTCGCCGGGACTCATCAACGGGCACATACACACGGAAAGCTCGATGCTGCATATAGCCCGCTACGCCGAAGCCGTAGTGCCGCGCGGCGTCACCGGTATCGTCACCGACCTGCATGAAATAGCGAATGTCAAAGGCATCGCGGGCATAAAATACGTTTTGAGCTATGCCGGGTCATTGCCTCTCGACATTTATTTCATGGCCCCGTCATGTGTACCGGCAACACACCTGGAAACCGCCGGAGCCTCTCTAGCTCCGGACGATATCGAAGAAATACTTTCATGGGACGAAACTACAGGCCTGGGCGAGATGATGAACTTCCTGGGCGTTCTTTTCGCCGACGGCCAGGTCCTGGCCAAAATCAGCGCGTCTCAGAGCAAAGTTATTGACGGCCACGCCCCCGGATTAGGTGGCAAAGATCTTAACGCCTACATCGCCACCGGTATGAGCTCCGATCACGAATCGACAAAATTCGCAGAGGCTCAGGAGAAACTGCGCAAAGGCATGTACGTGATGATACGTGAGGGCTCATCCGAGAAGAACCTTGAGGAACTGCTGCCGCTGGTCACAGATAAAACCTATAAGCGCTGCATCTTCGTCGTGGACGACCGTTCCTGCTACGACCTGATGAAAGACGGCGACATCGATGCGGTGGTGCGAAAAGCGATAAAGCTGGGCCTGGACCCTGTACGCGCGATACAGATGGCCACGATTAATACTGCCGAGCGATTTGCGATAAAAAACGTCGGCGCCATCGCCCCGGGATATATGGCGAACATTGCAGTACTGAGCGACCTGCGCAGGTTTAAAACTGAGATGGTATTCCGCCACGGCAAGCTAGTAGCTCGCGCTGGCAAACCTCTATTCGCATCTTCGATACGTGAAAACAAACAGATGACTCATACCATGAAAGTGAAGCCCTTTAAGCTCGAGAGACTTAAGATTAAAGCTGCCAAATGGCATCACCCCGTAATAGAGATAGTCCCGAATCAGATAATAACTAGAAGCGTTAATGAAAAAGCCAAGATAATCGACGGCGCAGTCGTAGCTGACACGAAACGCGACATCTTAAAGCTCGTCGTAGTCGAACGCCACAAAGCTACCGGCAACATCGGCCTGGGGCTGGTGAAAGGGCTCGGTCTGAAACGCGGCGCGCTGACCTCATCTATCGCTCACGACTCACATAACATCGTCGCCGCGGGAACGAACGATAAAGATATTTATATCGCGATAAAAAAGGTCGAGGCGTTGGGTGGAGGTCTTGTCGTAGCATGCGACGGTAAAATCATCAAAGCGCTGCCCCTGCCCATAGCCGGACTGCTCTCGGATCAGCCGCTCGACAAGGTGGTCAAGAAGCTGGAGGAGGTAGAGAAGGCTGCCGCTAAACTGGGCTCGAAGCTATCCGCTCCTTTCGCGACGCTATCCTTTCTCGCCCTGCCTGTAATCCCTGAACTGCGTCTCACCGATAAAGGACTGGTAGACGTGCTGCAATTCAAGATACTGGAATAA
- the hpt gene encoding hypoxanthine phosphoribosyltransferase: protein MMSKYNVCMEEAMDFFRPARCATCSHHKLGQYDPEEDYQEHWCEIEENEMTGWYSGMHLDNCVFAAIGVPPCPCYERAEGLIDESFMKPTPGIASLQSQDKPKVLIPREELHFEVRRLAQEISNDYKDKNPLIIGVLKGSFIFLADLIRLIDMPVEVDFVRLSSYGSGKVSSGKVNIVHGLETSVKNRDVIVVDDIVDTGLSISHFVKYVKRRKPASVKTCALLDKPSRRKVKIDIDYVGITVPDKFVVGYGIDCNEEYRNLCDICVVED, encoded by the coding sequence ATGATGAGTAAATATAATGTCTGCATGGAGGAAGCTATGGATTTCTTTCGTCCCGCTCGCTGCGCCACATGCTCGCATCACAAGCTGGGGCAATATGATCCTGAAGAGGACTATCAGGAACACTGGTGCGAGATAGAAGAAAACGAGATGACCGGGTGGTATTCAGGCATGCACCTGGATAACTGTGTTTTCGCCGCTATAGGAGTTCCCCCATGCCCGTGCTACGAACGCGCCGAAGGCCTCATAGATGAATCATTTATGAAGCCGACTCCCGGTATCGCATCGTTGCAATCGCAGGACAAACCAAAAGTGCTCATTCCGAGAGAAGAACTGCACTTCGAGGTCAGACGGCTGGCTCAAGAAATAAGTAACGATTATAAAGATAAGAACCCCCTGATCATCGGCGTGCTGAAAGGCTCTTTTATCTTTCTAGCCGATCTCATTCGCCTTATCGATATGCCGGTTGAGGTAGACTTCGTACGCTTGTCTAGCTACGGTTCGGGTAAAGTGAGCTCAGGTAAGGTAAACATAGTACACGGATTAGAGACATCGGTAAAAAACCGCGATGTTATCGTCGTCGATGATATCGTGGATACCGGCCTGTCTATAAGCCACTTCGTGAAATACGTAAAAAGGCGCAAGCCGGCCTCCGTGAAAACATGCGCCCTGCTGGACAAACCGTCGCGCAGAAAGGTCAAAATCGACATAGATTACGTCGGCATAACCGTTCCGGATAAATTCGTCGTAGGTTACGGAATAGACTGCAATGAGGAATACCGGAACCTGTGCGATATATGCGTCGTGGAGGATTAG